A window of Tautonia plasticadhaerens contains these coding sequences:
- a CDS encoding replication-associated recombination protein A translates to MPREQTGSLFGEPEERPDPAGPRPETPPNPSAPLADRMRPRSLDEFVGQEHLIGPGKLLRRLVEGSGRIPSMILWGPPGSGKTTLARLLSTRDRTRFEPVSAVLSGVKELREAIARAREARRHFIHTLLFVDEIHRFNKAQQDALLPSVEDGTVTLVGATTENPSFEVNAALLSRCRTVVLHPLDEGTIASLLRRALEDGERGLATLLPEVPEAELGRLARSSGGDVRVALSALEAAVLSSPPGEDGRRVVDEATVVEALGRSRYSYDKGGEDHYNLASALIKSLRNSDADAGLYWLARLIGGGADPVFIARRLCILASEDVGLADPMAMVQASSAAEITRLIGLPEALYPLAQATIYLARAPKSDLVKRAYHAASADADETAREPVPLHLRNAVTPTMKAAGYGRGYRYAHDDPAAREEMSCLPDRLRGRSYLDDPGAGPGPSGSAEEPGDP, encoded by the coding sequence ATGCCCAGGGAGCAGACGGGGAGCCTCTTCGGCGAGCCCGAGGAGCGGCCCGATCCGGCCGGGCCCCGGCCCGAGACGCCCCCCAACCCCTCGGCGCCGCTGGCCGACCGGATGAGGCCCCGGTCGCTCGACGAGTTCGTCGGCCAGGAGCACCTGATCGGCCCCGGCAAGCTGCTCCGGAGGCTGGTCGAGGGGTCCGGCCGGATCCCGTCGATGATCCTCTGGGGCCCCCCCGGCTCGGGCAAGACCACCCTGGCCCGGCTGCTCTCGACCCGGGACCGGACCCGGTTCGAGCCGGTCTCGGCCGTGCTCTCCGGCGTGAAGGAGCTGAGGGAGGCGATCGCCCGGGCCCGGGAGGCCCGCCGGCACTTCATCCACACCCTCCTGTTCGTCGACGAGATCCACCGCTTCAACAAGGCCCAGCAGGACGCCCTGCTGCCGAGCGTCGAGGACGGCACCGTCACCCTCGTCGGCGCGACCACCGAGAACCCGTCGTTCGAGGTCAACGCCGCGCTGCTCTCCCGGTGCCGGACGGTGGTCCTCCACCCCCTGGACGAGGGGACGATCGCCTCCCTGCTCCGGAGGGCGTTGGAGGACGGGGAGCGCGGGCTGGCGACGCTGCTCCCCGAGGTGCCCGAGGCCGAGCTGGGCCGGCTGGCCCGGTCCTCCGGGGGGGACGTCCGGGTGGCCCTCTCGGCCCTGGAGGCGGCGGTGCTCTCGAGCCCCCCGGGGGAGGACGGCCGGAGGGTCGTCGACGAGGCGACCGTCGTCGAGGCGCTCGGCCGCTCCCGGTACTCCTACGACAAGGGGGGGGAGGACCACTACAACCTGGCCTCGGCCCTGATCAAGAGCCTGAGGAACTCCGACGCCGACGCCGGGCTCTACTGGCTGGCCCGCCTGATCGGGGGGGGGGCCGACCCGGTCTTCATCGCCCGGAGGCTCTGCATCCTCGCCTCGGAGGACGTCGGCCTGGCCGACCCGATGGCGATGGTCCAGGCGAGCTCGGCGGCCGAGATCACCCGGCTGATCGGCCTGCCCGAGGCGCTCTACCCGCTGGCCCAGGCGACGATCTACCTGGCCCGGGCCCCCAAATCGGACCTGGTGAAGCGGGCCTACCACGCCGCCTCGGCCGACGCCGACGAGACCGCCCGGGAGCCGGTCCCCCTGCACCTGCGCAACGCCGTCACCCCGACGATGAAGGCCGCCGGCTACGGCCGGGGCTACCGGTACGCCCACGACGACCCGGCCGCCCGGGAGGAGATGTCCTGCCTGCCGGACCGGCTCCGGGGCCGATCGTACCTCGACGACCCCGGAGCGGGCCCGGGCCCGTCGGGGTCGGCCGAGGAACCGGGCGACCCCTGA
- a CDS encoding oligosaccharide flippase family protein, which translates to MPSTSSSPRTARPPRSAPRPPAPDPGPGPGPGPIPAPGASPAEGPGGSGSSRRIAWNFAALSAAEVACRALSVVVTLALAQRLGRAGYGRVEFAFNVVFWLVLLVREGLDVIATREIARHPRLIRPLVNHILAIRGCLAAALLTGLVVVGSVCFSEPTERRILVLYGLLLLTTAIGLDFVYRGLERMGLVAVSLLIRTAIYAVGVGLWVIDPSRIVWVPICLVGGELVGIALVWACYVRSYGLPRPTLRATRALRTIIRKGRPVYLIQISQAVIGSADLLVVGVLSQWADVGLYGAPHRIVTAALTFGIIFRQVVFPMLARTWRGAAAEGREALDGMVRVLMLVLLPMAVGATVLAEPLIALLLGPDYRGAGVLLAVGAWRIPLLTLAFLYQTALIALNREAAGVRMLLGAAVVIGPLTAALRLQFDLVGASASVVVVGLLLTACGYRRLWVEGRAPAWHHHLGAPLLASAAMVPACLLLARWHVLAAVLGGASAYLLVLGLLRALPVSEFRTLLRPE; encoded by the coding sequence ATGCCCAGCACGTCGAGCTCGCCGAGGACCGCCCGACCGCCCCGATCGGCCCCCCGGCCGCCGGCCCCCGATCCGGGGCCCGGGCCGGGACCCGGACCGATCCCGGCCCCCGGCGCCTCCCCCGCCGAGGGGCCTGGGGGATCGGGGTCCTCCCGGCGGATCGCCTGGAACTTCGCCGCCCTGAGCGCGGCGGAGGTCGCCTGCCGGGCCCTCTCGGTCGTCGTCACCCTGGCGCTGGCCCAGCGGCTCGGCCGGGCCGGCTACGGCCGGGTCGAGTTCGCCTTCAACGTGGTCTTCTGGCTGGTCCTGCTCGTCCGGGAAGGCCTGGACGTGATCGCCACCCGGGAGATCGCCCGGCATCCCCGGCTGATCCGGCCGCTGGTCAACCACATCCTCGCCATCCGGGGGTGCCTGGCCGCGGCGCTGCTGACCGGGCTGGTCGTGGTGGGCTCGGTTTGCTTCTCCGAGCCGACCGAGCGGCGGATCCTGGTGCTCTACGGCCTGTTGCTGCTGACCACGGCCATCGGGCTCGACTTCGTCTACCGGGGCCTGGAGCGGATGGGCCTGGTGGCCGTCTCGCTGCTGATCCGGACGGCGATCTACGCGGTCGGGGTCGGCCTCTGGGTGATCGACCCCTCCCGGATCGTCTGGGTGCCGATCTGCCTGGTCGGCGGCGAGCTGGTCGGGATCGCCCTGGTCTGGGCCTGCTACGTCCGGTCCTACGGCCTGCCCCGGCCCACCCTGCGGGCCACCCGGGCCCTACGGACGATCATCCGCAAGGGACGGCCGGTCTACCTGATCCAGATCTCCCAGGCGGTGATCGGCTCGGCCGACCTGCTGGTGGTGGGCGTGTTGAGCCAGTGGGCCGACGTGGGGCTCTACGGGGCCCCGCACCGGATCGTCACCGCGGCCCTGACCTTCGGGATCATCTTCCGGCAGGTCGTCTTCCCGATGCTGGCGAGGACCTGGCGGGGGGCGGCCGCCGAGGGACGCGAGGCGCTCGACGGGATGGTCCGGGTGCTGATGCTCGTCCTGCTGCCGATGGCCGTGGGCGCCACCGTGCTGGCCGAGCCGCTGATCGCCCTGCTGCTGGGCCCCGACTACCGGGGGGCCGGGGTCCTGCTGGCCGTCGGCGCCTGGCGGATCCCGCTGCTGACGCTGGCCTTCCTCTACCAGACGGCGCTGATCGCCCTGAACCGGGAGGCCGCCGGGGTCCGGATGCTGCTGGGGGCGGCGGTCGTGATCGGCCCGCTGACGGCCGCCCTCCGGCTGCAATTCGACCTGGTCGGCGCGTCGGCCTCGGTGGTGGTCGTCGGCCTGCTGCTGACGGCCTGCGGCTACCGTCGGCTGTGGGTCGAGGGCCGGGCCCCGGCCTGGCACCACCACCTGGGGGCCCCGCTGCTCGCCTCGGCGGCGATGGTGCCGGCCTGCCTGCTGCTGGCCCGCTGGCACGTGCTGGCCGCCGTCCTCGGCGGCGCCTCGGCGTACCTCCTGGTGCTGGGCCTGCTGCGGGCCCTGCCGGTCTCGGAGTTCCGCACGCTGCTCCGGCCGGAGTGA
- a CDS encoding sulfatase encodes MTHRILTLCLFALLCSSTANARDRPPNVVVILIDDLGWTDLACFGSDLYETPNLDRLASEGMRFTDAYAACTVCSPTRAAVMTGKYPARLHLTDWIHGHDRPKAKLRPPEWTEYLPLEEVTMAEALAPLGYASASVGKWHLGDEPGRWPDHHGFTENVAGYGKGSPPSYFSPYEIPTLDDGPEGESLTDRLAEEAVRFIEANADRPFLLYLPHYAVHTPLQAKEDLVEHYREKITPGVRHDNPVYAAMVHSMDEAVGRVVGAIDRLGLAEQTLILFTSDNGGLELRDVTDNHPLREGKGSSYEGGVRVPMIARWPGVVPPGTTCDEPVISTDLFATALEVSGAVGHGELPDARSLVPLLRDPDATLDRDALYWHYPHYHPGGATPYSAIRARDWKLVEFFEDDRVELYHLAEDLGEADDLASAMPEKAEELRGRLASWRESVGAQPPRPNPRYDPDSGD; translated from the coding sequence ATGACCCACCGGATCCTGACGCTCTGCCTGTTCGCCCTGCTCTGCTCCTCGACGGCGAACGCCCGGGACCGGCCGCCGAACGTGGTGGTCATCCTCATCGACGACCTCGGCTGGACCGACCTGGCCTGCTTCGGCAGCGACCTGTACGAGACGCCGAACCTCGACCGCCTGGCGAGCGAGGGGATGAGATTTACCGACGCCTATGCGGCCTGCACCGTCTGCTCCCCCACCCGGGCCGCGGTGATGACCGGCAAGTACCCCGCCCGGTTGCACCTGACCGACTGGATCCACGGCCACGACCGGCCGAAGGCCAAGCTCCGGCCCCCCGAATGGACGGAGTACCTCCCCCTCGAGGAGGTGACGATGGCCGAGGCCCTGGCGCCGCTCGGGTACGCCTCGGCGAGCGTCGGCAAGTGGCACCTGGGGGACGAGCCCGGCCGGTGGCCGGACCACCACGGGTTCACCGAGAACGTCGCTGGATATGGCAAGGGGTCGCCGCCAAGCTACTTCTCCCCCTACGAGATCCCGACCCTCGACGACGGCCCCGAGGGGGAATCCCTCACCGACCGCCTCGCCGAGGAGGCCGTCCGGTTCATCGAGGCCAACGCCGACCGGCCGTTCCTGCTCTACCTGCCGCACTACGCCGTTCATACGCCCCTCCAGGCGAAAGAAGATCTCGTCGAGCATTACCGGGAGAAGATTACGCCGGGCGTGCGGCATGACAATCCGGTGTACGCGGCGATGGTCCACAGCATGGACGAGGCCGTCGGCCGGGTGGTGGGGGCGATCGACCGCCTCGGGCTGGCCGAACAGACCTTGATCCTCTTCACCTCCGACAACGGGGGCCTGGAGCTGCGGGACGTCACCGACAACCACCCGCTCCGGGAGGGGAAGGGGTCGAGCTACGAGGGGGGCGTCCGGGTGCCGATGATCGCCCGGTGGCCGGGGGTCGTCCCCCCGGGGACGACCTGCGACGAGCCGGTCATCAGCACCGACCTGTTCGCCACCGCCCTGGAGGTCTCCGGCGCCGTCGGGCATGGGGAACTGCCCGACGCCCGGTCGCTGGTCCCCCTGCTCCGGGACCCCGACGCCACGCTCGACCGGGACGCCCTGTACTGGCACTACCCGCACTACCACCCCGGGGGCGCCACCCCCTATTCCGCCATCCGGGCCCGGGACTGGAAGCTCGTCGAGTTCTTCGAGGACGATCGGGTCGAGCTGTACCACCTGGCCGAGGACCTCGGCGAGGCGGACGACCTGGCCTCGGCGATGCCGGAGAAGGCGGAGGAGCTGCGCGGCCGGCTCGCCTCCTGGCGGGAGTCGGTCGGGGCCCAGCCCCCGAGGCCCAACCCGCGGTACGACCCCGACTCGGGGGACTGA
- a CDS encoding STAS domain-containing protein yields the protein MSDPAEPQFEAEDVDGATVARVTAREIRHPDVAVALGAQLRGLVEEHGRTRIVVDLHDCRYLSSTGFGALLNLGRLLKQHDGKMAICRVHPDVRVGARIIGMEQVCAFFDHESEAIAHVSA from the coding sequence ATGTCCGACCCCGCCGAGCCGCAGTTCGAAGCCGAGGACGTCGACGGCGCCACCGTGGCCCGGGTCACGGCCCGGGAGATCCGGCACCCCGACGTGGCCGTCGCGCTGGGGGCGCAGCTCCGGGGGCTGGTCGAGGAGCACGGCCGGACCCGGATCGTCGTCGACCTGCACGACTGCCGGTACCTGAGCAGCACCGGGTTCGGCGCCCTGCTGAACCTGGGGAGGCTGCTGAAGCAGCACGACGGCAAGATGGCGATCTGCCGGGTCCACCCCGACGTCCGGGTCGGGGCCCGGATCATCGGCATGGAGCAGGTCTGCGCCTTCTTCGACCACGAGTCGGAGGCGATCGCCCACGTCTCGGCCTGA
- a CDS encoding thioredoxin family protein, with amino-acid sequence MALTPSTMLPLGTEAPDFALPDTEGKTIRLADFGDAPALVVAFICNHCPYVKHVRHAFRDLAEELQSRGAAVVGISSNDVTTHPDDSPENMAREKAEVGYTFPYLYDEDQSAAKAYKAACTPDFYVFDRSRTLVYRGQLDGSRPGNDIPPSGDDLRAAVDAVLSGRDVSGEQKPSLGCNIKWKAGNEPDSFASA; translated from the coding sequence GTGGCCCTGACCCCCTCGACCATGCTCCCCCTGGGCACCGAGGCCCCCGACTTCGCCCTGCCCGACACCGAGGGCAAGACCATCCGACTCGCCGACTTCGGCGACGCACCGGCGCTGGTCGTGGCCTTCATCTGCAACCACTGCCCGTACGTGAAGCACGTCCGGCACGCCTTCCGGGACCTGGCCGAGGAGCTGCAGTCCCGGGGGGCCGCCGTCGTCGGCATCAGCTCCAACGACGTGACCACGCACCCCGACGACTCCCCCGAGAACATGGCCCGGGAGAAGGCCGAGGTCGGCTACACCTTCCCCTACCTCTACGACGAGGACCAGTCGGCCGCGAAGGCGTACAAGGCCGCCTGCACCCCCGACTTCTACGTCTTCGACCGCTCCCGGACGCTCGTCTACAGGGGTCAACTCGACGGCAGCCGGCCCGGCAACGACATCCCCCCCTCCGGCGACGACCTGAGGGCCGCCGTCGACGCCGTCCTCTCGGGCCGGGACGTGTCGGGCGAGCAGAAGCCGAGCCTCGGCTGCAACATCAAGTGGAAGGCCGGCAACGAGCCCGACTCCTTCGCCTCCGCCTGA
- a CDS encoding sulfatase-like hydrolase/transferase, producing MTPRSSCLIPILLAALPAPGLGASRTPADRPNILWVTCEDISPNLGSFGDAYAVTPNLDRLASQGVRYTHAFATIGVCAPARSTIITGMYPPSIGSQHMRCRGTLPEGVRMFPEYLRDAGYYCTNNSKTDYNLPTPEGTWDESSDTATYRDRAEGQPFFAVFNFTTSHESQIRLPEDQYRERVAGFSPGMFHDPARATVPPYHPDTPAVRRDWARYADMITYMDGQVGALLDQLEADGLLDDTIVFYYSDHGAGMPRGKRWLYDSSTRVPFIVRFPEKYARLSPGSPGETTDRLISFVDLAPTVLSLAGLEIPGHMQGSAFLGDSQAGPRDLVFGFRDRMDERYDLIRMVRDKRYTYIRNYLPHLPYFHHQHISYMYEMPTMRDWQRLADSGELTGGAAAFMTLSKPVEELYDTRLDPSEVENLASSPEHREILERLRAEHRRWQLEVVDLGLLPESDLRTRFGERAPYDAVRADPSCYPIGRIAEAADLAGRGDPSDVDDLALLLDDPDPAVRWWGATGLAIRGDSALPVADRLASSLEDPAPWVRVAAADALARLGRVDEAMPALVDAMGSDNEWVRLRAINVLDRLDGLASPAEEVIRGALDDPNNYVVRAAEHAVEGIGAGPGDGE from the coding sequence ATGACGCCCCGATCGTCCTGCCTCATCCCGATCCTGCTCGCCGCCCTCCCGGCCCCGGGCCTGGGGGCGTCCCGGACCCCGGCCGACCGGCCCAACATCCTCTGGGTCACCTGCGAGGACATCAGCCCCAACCTCGGCAGCTTCGGCGACGCCTACGCCGTGACGCCGAACCTCGACCGCCTCGCCTCGCAGGGCGTCCGGTACACCCACGCCTTCGCCACGATCGGCGTCTGCGCCCCCGCCCGGTCGACCATCATCACCGGCATGTACCCCCCCTCGATCGGCTCCCAGCACATGCGCTGCCGGGGGACGCTGCCCGAGGGGGTCCGGATGTTCCCCGAGTACCTCCGGGACGCCGGCTACTACTGCACCAACAACTCCAAGACCGACTACAACCTGCCGACCCCGGAAGGGACCTGGGACGAGTCGAGCGACACGGCCACCTACCGGGACCGGGCCGAGGGGCAGCCCTTCTTCGCCGTCTTCAACTTCACCACCAGCCACGAGAGCCAGATCCGGCTGCCCGAGGACCAGTACCGGGAGCGGGTCGCCGGCTTCTCCCCCGGGATGTTCCACGACCCGGCGAGGGCGACCGTCCCCCCCTACCACCCCGACACCCCCGCCGTCCGCCGGGACTGGGCCCGATACGCGGATATGATCACCTACATGGACGGCCAGGTCGGCGCCCTGCTCGACCAGCTCGAGGCCGACGGCCTGCTCGACGACACGATCGTCTTCTACTACTCCGACCACGGCGCCGGCATGCCCCGGGGCAAGCGGTGGCTCTACGACTCCAGCACCCGGGTCCCCTTCATCGTCCGGTTCCCCGAGAAGTACGCCCGGCTCTCCCCGGGCTCCCCCGGCGAGACGACCGACCGGCTGATCAGCTTCGTCGACCTGGCGCCCACCGTCCTCAGCCTCGCCGGCCTGGAGATCCCCGGCCACATGCAGGGCTCGGCCTTCCTCGGCGACTCGCAGGCCGGCCCTCGGGACCTCGTCTTCGGCTTCCGGGACCGCATGGACGAGCGCTACGACCTGATCCGGATGGTCCGGGATAAACGATACACGTACATCCGCAACTACCTGCCGCACCTGCCCTACTTCCACCACCAACACATCAGCTACATGTACGAGATGCCCACGATGCGGGACTGGCAGCGCCTGGCCGACTCGGGGGAGTTGACCGGGGGGGCCGCCGCCTTCATGACGCTGTCCAAGCCCGTCGAGGAGCTGTACGACACCCGGCTCGACCCGTCCGAGGTCGAGAACCTCGCCTCCTCCCCCGAGCACCGGGAGATCCTCGAACGTCTCCGCGCCGAGCACCGCCGATGGCAACTGGAGGTCGTCGACCTCGGCCTGCTCCCCGAGTCGGACCTGAGGACCCGGTTCGGCGAGCGTGCCCCCTACGACGCCGTCCGGGCCGACCCGTCGTGCTACCCGATCGGCCGGATCGCCGAGGCGGCCGACCTGGCCGGCCGGGGGGACCCGTCGGACGTGGACGACCTGGCCCTCCTGCTCGACGACCCCGACCCGGCCGTCCGGTGGTGGGGGGCCACCGGCCTGGCGATCCGGGGGGACTCGGCCCTGCCGGTCGCCGATCGGCTGGCATCGAGCCTGGAGGACCCCGCCCCCTGGGTCCGGGTGGCCGCCGCCGACGCCCTCGCCCGGCTGGGGAGGGTCGACGAGGCGATGCCCGCCCTGGTCGACGCGATGGGCAGCGACAACGAGTGGGTCCGCCTCCGGGCGATCAACGTCCTCGACCGGCTCGACGGCCTCGCCTCCCCGGCCGAGGAGGTCATCCGGGGGGCCCTCGACGACCCGAACAACTACGTCGTCCGGGCGGCCGAGCACGCCGTCGAGGGGATCGGCGCGGGGCCCGGGGACGGCGAATGA
- a CDS encoding mechanosensitive ion channel domain-containing protein, protein MARTNRPSNRPNRSSHALGATVALTGLVLYQAGAIDASPGTPAPQDAPAPASAEAEIPVAPPDDPPASAVDAPPADAGDGPSADAPEPAPVDPGVAPAGAGMDEAEVISRLERIIRANREELEKQEALLDDGPESEYRRAEGELGKLDDEFEEAREALQAALDAGEGGRAAELQQTLDELGRRRALAKDRFELEIRERKAANEQVDILSQTIAADERQLHELLGEETPGPPPGADAAPASPSPEASGSPAPIPAEAEAAAAPPAPAGGATAAPPAPSPGIPGLPAPEADATGAQAQAQDSEQPKSEEVVKAQQEVQAKTAAAEQAERRTQSLDERLGLIDRNIATIREQLATSQRKYDNARQTRDLLASEFRDKSLADTPQAELRRLRARIDEAEDAVREATGEVRDRTARLEQLRDERDLILDAREAVSREAASARAELQSALDTLKVASNPFSARNVSRWAFTRGPGILIIVFGAALLIWVINRLDRRLVKWIADRSTRGSQAEREDRAATLVTVFQNAATAVIVIGASIMTLDQAGIPIAPILGGAAVLGLAISFGAQNLVSDFFYGFMILLENQYKLNDVVKINDHSGQVERITLRMTALRDLEGNLHFIPNGQINAVINQTHGWSRALFDIGVAYKEDADHVMEVIMELGKELRKDPKFRMLILEDPTMLGVDAFSDSAVMIKFFIKTRPLQQWAVKRELLRRMKRRFDELGIEIPFPHRTVYHRSDDEGFRHVIVEADRGLDGGNGPGSGPGNGFSR, encoded by the coding sequence ATGGCGCGAACGAACCGCCCCTCGAACCGCCCGAACCGCTCGTCCCACGCCCTCGGGGCGACCGTCGCCCTGACCGGGCTGGTCCTCTACCAGGCGGGGGCGATCGACGCCTCGCCCGGCACCCCGGCCCCCCAGGACGCACCGGCCCCCGCCTCGGCCGAGGCCGAGATCCCCGTCGCCCCCCCCGACGACCCCCCGGCGTCGGCCGTCGACGCCCCCCCGGCCGACGCCGGGGACGGCCCATCGGCCGACGCCCCGGAGCCCGCCCCCGTCGACCCCGGGGTCGCCCCGGCCGGGGCCGGGATGGACGAGGCCGAGGTGATCTCCCGCCTGGAGCGGATCATCCGGGCCAACCGCGAGGAGCTGGAGAAGCAGGAGGCCCTGCTCGACGACGGCCCCGAGTCCGAGTATCGCCGGGCCGAGGGCGAGCTCGGCAAGCTCGACGACGAGTTCGAGGAGGCCCGGGAGGCGTTGCAGGCCGCCCTCGACGCCGGGGAGGGCGGCCGGGCCGCCGAATTGCAGCAGACGCTCGACGAGCTGGGCCGCCGCCGGGCCCTGGCCAAGGACCGCTTCGAGCTGGAGATCCGGGAGCGGAAGGCGGCCAACGAGCAGGTCGACATCCTCTCGCAGACCATCGCCGCCGACGAGCGGCAGCTCCACGAGCTGCTCGGCGAGGAGACCCCCGGCCCTCCTCCCGGGGCCGACGCGGCCCCCGCATCCCCATCCCCGGAGGCCTCGGGAAGTCCCGCCCCCATCCCCGCCGAGGCCGAGGCCGCCGCCGCCCCCCCCGCCCCGGCGGGCGGGGCGACGGCGGCCCCCCCGGCCCCGAGCCCGGGGATCCCCGGGCTGCCGGCCCCGGAGGCCGACGCCACCGGGGCCCAGGCCCAGGCCCAGGACTCGGAGCAGCCCAAGAGCGAGGAGGTCGTCAAGGCCCAGCAGGAGGTCCAGGCCAAGACCGCCGCCGCCGAGCAGGCCGAGCGGCGGACGCAGTCGCTCGACGAGCGGCTCGGGCTGATCGACCGCAACATCGCCACCATCCGGGAGCAGCTGGCCACCTCCCAGCGCAAGTACGACAACGCCCGGCAGACCCGGGACCTGCTGGCCTCGGAGTTCCGGGACAAGTCCCTGGCCGACACGCCCCAGGCCGAGCTGAGGCGGCTCCGCGCCCGGATCGACGAGGCCGAGGACGCCGTCCGGGAGGCCACCGGCGAGGTCCGCGACCGCACCGCCCGGCTGGAGCAGCTGAGGGACGAACGCGACCTGATCCTCGACGCCCGGGAGGCCGTCTCCCGGGAGGCGGCCTCGGCCCGGGCGGAGCTGCAGTCGGCCCTGGACACCCTGAAGGTGGCGAGCAACCCGTTCTCCGCCCGGAACGTCTCCCGGTGGGCCTTCACCCGGGGGCCGGGGATCCTGATCATCGTCTTCGGCGCCGCCCTGCTGATCTGGGTGATCAACCGCCTCGACCGACGCCTGGTCAAGTGGATCGCCGACCGGAGCACCCGGGGCTCGCAGGCCGAGCGCGAGGACCGGGCCGCGACGCTGGTCACCGTCTTCCAGAACGCCGCCACGGCGGTCATCGTCATCGGCGCCTCGATCATGACCCTGGACCAGGCGGGCATCCCCATCGCCCCGATCCTCGGCGGCGCCGCGGTGCTCGGCCTGGCCATCAGCTTCGGCGCCCAGAATCTCGTCTCGGACTTCTTCTACGGCTTCATGATCCTGCTGGAGAACCAGTACAAGCTCAACGACGTGGTGAAGATCAACGACCACTCCGGCCAGGTCGAGCGGATCACCCTGCGGATGACGGCGCTGCGGGACCTGGAGGGGAACCTGCACTTCATCCCCAACGGCCAGATCAACGCCGTGATCAACCAGACCCACGGCTGGTCCCGGGCCCTGTTCGACATCGGGGTCGCCTACAAGGAGGACGCCGACCACGTGATGGAGGTGATCATGGAGCTGGGCAAGGAGCTGAGGAAGGACCCGAAGTTCCGGATGTTGATCCTGGAAGACCCGACCATGCTCGGCGTCGACGCCTTCTCGGACTCGGCCGTGATGATCAAGTTCTTCATCAAGACCCGCCCCCTGCAGCAGTGGGCCGTCAAGCGGGAGCTGCTCCGCCGCATGAAGCGGCGGTTCGACGAGCTGGGCATCGAGATCCCCTTCCCGCACCGGACCGTCTACCACCGTTCCGACGACGAGGGCTTCCGCCACGTCATCGTCGAGGCCGACCGCGGCCTCGACGGCGGGAACGGCCCGGGCTCGGGCCCGGGGAACGGCTTCTCCCGCTGA
- a CDS encoding purple acid phosphatase family protein: MNLPQSHLPGRLASSWLATALALWACPAVVAHDGEGDHDHEPRAVPPGEQHAPSAMPDRIILTWTGDPSRSQAVTWRTDATVPRAVAQIAPADDGPEFVDEAREVEATTEALDTDLNRVHCHTVVFEGLEPGEDYLYRVGDGVNWSEWIRFKTALDEPAPFSFIYFGDAQNDLKAHWSRVIRQAYSDAPQAKFLLHAGDLINRADADAEWGDWFRAGGWVNAMMPTIATPGNHEYGRSLDDGRALSGHWRPQFAFPENGPEGLEESAYSLDFQGVRFVSLNSNEKQQEQADWLRGVLSDNPNRWTILTFHHPIYSAARGRDNADLRALWQPIIDEYAVDLVLTGHDHTYARSGLIAAEENLPEGARARTGEAGTVYVVSVSGPKMYDVDREDWMRRAAADTQLYQVVSIDGPVLIYQARTATGKLYDAFTLRKQPDGPNRLIDAIPDEPERLRAEEPAEDAAAAGASN; encoded by the coding sequence GTGAACCTGCCCCAATCGCATCTCCCTGGCCGCCTCGCCTCGTCGTGGCTGGCGACGGCCCTCGCCCTGTGGGCCTGCCCGGCGGTCGTCGCCCACGACGGCGAGGGGGACCACGACCACGAGCCCCGGGCCGTCCCCCCGGGCGAGCAGCACGCGCCGTCGGCCATGCCCGACCGGATCATCCTGACCTGGACCGGCGACCCCAGCCGCTCCCAGGCCGTCACCTGGCGGACCGACGCCACCGTGCCCCGGGCCGTCGCCCAGATCGCCCCGGCCGACGACGGCCCGGAGTTCGTCGACGAGGCGAGGGAGGTCGAGGCGACCACCGAGGCCCTGGACACCGACCTCAACCGGGTCCACTGCCACACCGTCGTCTTCGAGGGCCTGGAGCCGGGCGAGGACTACCTCTACCGGGTCGGCGACGGCGTGAACTGGAGCGAGTGGATCCGGTTCAAGACCGCGCTGGACGAGCCGGCCCCGTTCTCGTTCATCTACTTCGGCGACGCCCAGAACGACCTGAAGGCCCACTGGTCCCGGGTCATCCGCCAGGCCTACTCCGACGCCCCCCAGGCGAAGTTCCTGCTCCACGCCGGGGACCTGATCAACCGGGCCGACGCCGACGCCGAGTGGGGGGACTGGTTCCGGGCCGGCGGCTGGGTCAACGCGATGATGCCCACCATCGCCACCCCCGGCAACCACGAGTACGGCCGGAGCCTGGACGACGGCCGGGCCCTCTCCGGGCACTGGCGCCCCCAGTTCGCCTTCCCCGAGAACGGCCCCGAGGGGCTGGAGGAATCGGCCTACTCCCTGGACTTCCAGGGCGTCCGGTTCGTCTCGCTCAACTCCAACGAGAAGCAGCAGGAGCAGGCCGACTGGCTCCGGGGGGTGCTCTCCGACAACCCCAACCGCTGGACGATCCTCACCTTCCACCACCCGATCTACTCCGCCGCCCGGGGCCGGGACAACGCCGACCTCCGCGCCCTCTGGCAGCCGATCATCGACGAGTACGCCGTCGACCTCGTCCTCACCGGGCACGACCACACCTACGCCCGGAGCGGCCTGATCGCGGCCGAGGAGAACCTCCCCGAGGGGGCCCGGGCCCGGACCGGGGAGGCGGGCACCGTCTACGTCGTCTCGGTCAGCGGGCCGAAGATGTACGACGTCGACCGGGAGGACTGGATGAGGAGGGCCGCCGCCGACACCCAGCTCTACCAGGTCGTCAGCATCGACGGCCCGGTGCTCATCTACCAGGCCCGGACCGCCACCGGGAAGCTCTACGACGCCTTCACCCTCCGCAAGCAGCCCGACGGCCCCAACCGGCTGATCGACGCCATCCCCGACGAGCCCGAGCGGCTCCGGGCCGAGGAGCCGGCCGAGGACGCCGCCGCCGCCGGCGCCTCGAACTGA